Proteins co-encoded in one Apodemus sylvaticus chromosome 6, mApoSyl1.1, whole genome shotgun sequence genomic window:
- the Sostdc1 gene encoding sclerostin domain-containing protein 1, with protein MRPPTIHLSLIPLLCILMKNCLAFKNDATEILYSHVVKPVPAHPSSNSSTLNQARNGGRHFSSTGLDRNSRVQVGCRELRSTKYISDGQCTSISPLKELVCAGECLPLPVLPNWIGGGYGTKYWSRRSSQEWRCVNDKTRTQRIQLQCQDGSTRTYKITVVTACKCKRYTRQHNESSHNFESVSPAKPAQHHRERKRASKSSKHSLS; from the exons ATGCGTCCTCCTaccattcatctctctctcattccccTTCTCTGCATCCTGATGAAAAACtgtttggcttttaaaaatgatGCCACAGAAATCCTTTATTCACATGTGGTTAAACCTGTTCCAGCACAccccagcagcaacagcagcacctTGAATCAAGCCAGGAACGGAGGCAGGCACTTCAGTAGCACTGGGCTGGATCGAAACA GTCGAGTTCAAGTGGGCTGCAGGGAACTGCGCTCTACCAAATACATTTCAGATGGCCAGTGCACCAGCATCAGCCCTCTGAAGGAGCTGGTGTGCGCAGGCGAGTGCTTGCCCCTGCCAGTGCTTCCCAACTGGATCGGAGGAGGCTATGGAACAAAGTACTGGAGCCGGAGGAGCTCCCAGGAGTGGCGGTGTGTCAATGACAAGACGCGCACCCAGAGAATCCAGCTGCAGTGTCAGGACGGCAGCACACGCACCTACAAAATCACCGTGGTCACGGCGTGCAAGTGCAAGAGGTACACCCGGCAGCACAACGAGTCCAGCCACAACTTTGAAAGCGTGTCGCCAGCGAAGCCCGCCCAGCACCACAGAGAGCGGAAGAGAGCCAGCAAATCCAGCAAGCACAGTCTGAGCTAG